Within Acidobacteriota bacterium, the genomic segment CGTTCGAACGCCTCACCAGGCCCCGCCGCTCGAGGTCTTCGAGATGCGCGCCGATCTGGGTTTCCGCCGCGCCGTGCAGGCGCGGGTCGAGGTCGAGATAGACGGCTTCGCGCAGAGCGCGTACACCGGCTGGTCCGCTCTTCAGCGCATCGAGGATCTCCCTCGATCGCATCTCGCGATGTTCGATGTACTCCCGAATCAGCTCGATCGCATCGTGACGCGCCGGACCATGACCGGGATAGATGACTGCCGGTTCTCGCGAAAGCAGCAGCGCGAGACTCTCGAGATAGTCGGTCATGTTTCCGTCGGGTGGAAAAATCGTTGTCGTCCCCGCTCCGAGGATCGTGTCGCCCGTGAACAGCTCTCCTCGTGAGGTCAGATAGCA encodes:
- a CDS encoding MBL fold metallo-hydrolase, which produces MIRDIRADNPGPFTLDGTRTWIIGDAVIVDPGPADHRHVDALLEAVPDPEAILVTHRHADHAGAIPLLRSRVSAPVHAPEGAVADARVVRGGEFLELAGITIEVVATPGHTGEHVCYLTSRGELFTGDTILGAGTTTIFPPDGNMTDYLESLALLLSREPAVIYPGHGPARHDAIELIREYIEHREMRSREILDALKSGPAGVRALREAVYLDLDPRLHGAAETQIGAHLEDLERRGLVRRSNAEFELDPR